In Aestuariibaculum lutulentum, one DNA window encodes the following:
- the rplD gene encoding 50S ribosomal protein L4, with product MEVAVLDINGKDTGRKANLSNEVFAIEPNNHAVYLDVKQYLANQRQGTHKAKERGEISGSTRKIKKQKGTGTARAGSIKSGVFKGGGRMFGPRPRNYSFKLNKNVKRLARKSALSIKAGEQSVVVLEDFNFETPKTKNFTAVLKALNLENKKSLFVLGASNNNVYLSSRNLQGSEVITASELNTYKILNANQVVVLEGALEGIESNLSK from the coding sequence ATGGAAGTAGCAGTTTTAGATATAAACGGAAAAGATACTGGAAGAAAGGCAAACCTTTCTAATGAAGTATTTGCTATTGAGCCTAATAATCATGCAGTATATTTGGATGTTAAGCAATACTTAGCAAACCAAAGACAAGGTACTCACAAAGCAAAAGAAAGAGGTGAGATCTCTGGAAGTACTCGTAAGATTAAAAAGCAAAAAGGAACAGGTACTGCTCGTGCGGGTAGCATCAAGTCTGGAGTGTTTAAAGGTGGTGGACGTATGTTTGGTCCAAGACCAAGAAACTATAGCTTCAAACTTAACAAAAACGTTAAACGTTTAGCTCGTAAATCAGCGTTAAGTATCAAAGCAGGAGAGCAATCAGTAGTTGTGTTAGAAGATTTCAACTTCGAAACTCCAAAAACTAAGAACTTCACTGCGGTGCTAAAAGCCTTAAACTTAGAGAATAAAAAATCTTTATTCGTGTTGGGTGCGTCAAATAATAATGTATATTTGTCGTCACGCAATTTACAAGGCTCTGAAGTTATAACTGCTTCAGAATTAAACACTTACAAGATTTTAAATGCGAATCAAGTAGTTGTTTTAGAAGGTGCTTTAGAAGGAATTGAATCAAATTTAAGTAAATAG
- the rplB gene encoding 50S ribosomal protein L2: MSVRKLKPITPGQRFRVVNGYDAITTDKPEKSLLAPKKRSGGRNSQGKMTMRYIGGGHKKKYRIIDFKRNKAGIPAEVKSIEYDPNRTAFIALLNYQDGEKRYIIAQNGLQVGQTVVSGENIAPEIGNAMPLSQIPLGTIISCVELRPGQGAVMARSAGAFAQLMARDGKFATVKLPSGETRLVLVNCLATVGAVSNSDHQLLVSGKAGRTRWLGRRPRTRPVVMNPVDHPMGGGEGRASGGHPRSRNGVPAKGYRTRSKKNPTNKYIVERRKK; encoded by the coding sequence ATGTCAGTAAGAAAATTAAAACCAATCACACCAGGGCAGCGTTTTAGAGTAGTAAATGGTTATGACGCCATTACTACTGATAAGCCGGAGAAAAGTTTATTAGCTCCGAAAAAAAGGTCTGGTGGTAGAAACAGTCAAGGAAAAATGACCATGCGCTACATTGGTGGTGGTCATAAAAAGAAGTATCGTATTATCGATTTCAAACGTAACAAAGCTGGAATCCCTGCTGAAGTTAAGTCTATCGAGTACGATCCAAACAGAACCGCTTTTATCGCATTATTGAATTATCAAGATGGCGAGAAAAGATATATCATTGCTCAAAACGGTTTACAAGTAGGTCAAACTGTAGTTTCAGGAGAGAACATCGCTCCGGAAATTGGTAATGCAATGCCTTTAAGTCAAATTCCTTTAGGAACAATTATTTCTTGTGTTGAGTTACGTCCAGGTCAAGGAGCTGTTATGGCTCGTAGTGCTGGTGCATTTGCTCAGTTAATGGCAAGAGATGGTAAATTTGCAACTGTAAAATTACCTTCAGGCGAAACAAGATTAGTTTTAGTAAACTGTTTAGCAACTGTAGGTGCGGTATCTAACTCAGATCACCAATTGTTAGTATCTGGTAAAGCAGGTAGAACAAGATGGTTAGGAAGAAGACCTCGTACTAGACCAGTAGTAATGAACCCGGTTGATCACCCAATGGGAGGTGGTGAAGGACGTGCATCAGGTGGACATCCACGTTCTAGAAACGGTGTTCCAGCTAAAGGTTACAGAACACGTTCTAAAAAGAACCCAACAAATAAGTATATTGTAGAACGTAGAAAGAAATAA
- the rplF gene encoding 50S ribosomal protein L6, with amino-acid sequence MSRIGNNPVVIPNGVTVDVKDNLITVKGKLGELTQTFESVEVKVEDSNVLVTRSSDLKAERAKHGLYRALVNNMIKGVSEGWTKELELVGVGYRASNQGNKLELALGFSHAIVMDLAPEIKVETVSEKGKNPIVKLTSHDKQLVGQVAAKIRGFRKPEPYKGKGIKFVGEVLRRKAGKSA; translated from the coding sequence ATGTCAAGAATAGGTAATAACCCAGTAGTAATTCCAAACGGAGTTACCGTTGATGTAAAAGACAACTTAATTACAGTAAAAGGAAAGTTAGGAGAATTAACTCAAACTTTCGAATCTGTAGAAGTTAAAGTTGAAGATTCTAATGTTTTAGTAACACGTTCTTCTGATCTAAAAGCTGAAAGAGCTAAACACGGTCTTTACAGAGCTTTAGTAAACAACATGATTAAAGGTGTTTCTGAAGGTTGGACTAAAGAATTAGAATTAGTAGGTGTAGGTTATAGAGCTAGTAACCAAGGTAACAAACTTGAATTAGCTTTAGGTTTTTCTCATGCTATAGTTATGGACTTAGCTCCAGAAATTAAAGTTGAAACAGTATCTGAAAAAGGGAAGAACCCAATCGTAAAATTAACATCTCACGACAAACAGTTGGTTGGACAAGTAGCTGCGAAAATCCGCGGATTTAGAAAACCAGAACCTTACAAAGGTAAAGGTATCAAGTTTGTTGGTGAAGTATTAAGAAGAAAAGCAGGTAAATCAGCTTAA
- the rplR gene encoding 50S ribosomal protein L18, whose translation MALTKHERRIRIKSRIRKIVSGTEARPRLTVFRSNKEIYAQIVDDVTGKTISAASSRDKDISSVTATKVELAKLVGKTVAEKAMKAGVETIAFDRGGYLYHGRVKSLAEGAREAGLKF comes from the coding sequence ATGGCATTGACAAAACACGAAAGAAGAATAAGAATAAAAAGCAGAATTCGTAAAATTGTTTCTGGAACAGAAGCAAGACCAAGATTAACTGTTTTTAGAAGTAATAAAGAAATTTATGCTCAAATTGTAGATGACGTAACTGGTAAAACTATCAGTGCTGCATCTTCAAGAGACAAAGATATTAGTTCTGTAACAGCTACTAAAGTAGAATTAGCTAAGTTAGTAGGTAAAACAGTTGCTGAGAAAGCTATGAAAGCTGGTGTAGAAACTATCGCTTTTGATAGAGGTGGATATTTATACCATGGTAGAGTAAAATCATTAGCTGAAGGAGCTAGAGAAGCAGGACTTAAATTCTAA
- the rpsN gene encoding 30S ribosomal protein S14 — protein sequence MAKESMKAREVKRAKTVAKYAEKRKALKEAGDYEALQKLPKNASPIRQHNRCKLTGRPRGYMRTFGISRVTFREMANQGLIPGVKKASW from the coding sequence ATGGCTAAAGAATCAATGAAAGCCCGCGAGGTAAAAAGAGCTAAAACAGTAGCAAAGTATGCTGAGAAACGTAAAGCTTTAAAAGAAGCTGGAGATTACGAAGCATTACAGAAGTTACCAAAAAACGCTTCTCCAATTCGTCAACATAATAGATGTAAATTAACAGGAAGACCTAGAGGTTACATGAGAACATTTGGTATCTCTCGTGTAACTTTTAGAGAAATGGCCAACCAAGGTCTTATTCCTGGAGTTAAAAAAGCAAGTTGGTAA
- the rplP gene encoding 50S ribosomal protein L16, with translation MLQPKRTKFRKQMKGRMKGLSQRGHQLSNGTFGIKALDSVFITSRQIEAARIAATRYMKREGQLWIKIFPDKPITKKPLEVRMGKGKGAVEYWVAVVKPGRVLFEIGGVPLDVAQEALRLAAQKLPVKTKFLIARDYEA, from the coding sequence ATGTTACAGCCTAAAAGAACAAAATTTCGTAAGCAAATGAAGGGCCGTATGAAAGGTCTGTCTCAAAGAGGACATCAACTTTCAAACGGAACTTTTGGAATAAAAGCATTAGACTCTGTGTTTATCACATCTCGTCAAATAGAAGCTGCACGTATTGCTGCTACTCGTTACATGAAGAGAGAGGGGCAACTTTGGATTAAAATATTTCCAGACAAGCCTATCACTAAAAAGCCTCTTGAGGTACGTATGGGTAAAGGTAAAGGTGCTGTAGAATATTGGGTAGCAGTAGTTAAGCCAGGAAGAGTATTATTTGAAATTGGAGGGGTGCCATTAGACGTAGCTCAAGAAGCATTACGTTTAGCTGCACAAAAGCTTCCAGTAAAAACTAAGTTTTTAATTGCTCGCGATTACGAAGCATAA
- the rpmC gene encoding 50S ribosomal protein L29 yields MKQSEIKELSVAELQEKLGETKKSYSDLTLAHAISPLENPIQLRSLRRTVARIATELTKRELQ; encoded by the coding sequence ATGAAACAATCAGAAATTAAAGAATTATCAGTAGCCGAGTTACAAGAGAAACTTGGTGAAACAAAAAAGAGTTATTCAGACCTAACATTAGCTCATGCAATATCTCCTTTAGAGAATCCAATTCAATTACGTTCATTAAGAAGAACTGTAGCTAGAATTGCGACAGAATTAACTAAAAGAGAATTACAATAA
- the rplN gene encoding 50S ribosomal protein L14 produces the protein MVQQESRLKVADNTGAKEVLVIRVLGGTKRRYASVGDKIVVSVKDATPNGNVKKKAVSTAVVVRTVKEVRRPDGSYIRFDDNACVLLNAQGEMRGTRVFGPVARELRDRQFMKIVSLAPEVL, from the coding sequence ATGGTACAGCAAGAATCAAGATTAAAGGTAGCAGACAACACTGGAGCTAAAGAAGTTTTAGTAATCCGTGTTTTAGGTGGTACAAAAAGAAGATATGCTTCTGTTGGAGATAAAATTGTAGTTTCTGTAAAAGATGCTACTCCTAACGGGAACGTAAAAAAGAAAGCAGTTTCTACTGCGGTTGTTGTACGTACTGTAAAAGAAGTAAGAAGACCAGACGGATCATATATTAGATTCGACGACAACGCATGTGTACTTTTAAATGCTCAAGGAGAGATGAGAGGTACTCGTGTATTTGGTCCTGTTGCTAGAGAGCTTCGTGATAGACAATTCATGAAAATTGTATCATTAGCACCAGAAGTGCTTTAA
- the rpsH gene encoding 30S ribosomal protein S8, with amino-acid sequence MYTDPIADFLTRIRNAVRANHRVVEIPASNLKKDITKILFEQGYILSYKFDDSTVQGTIKIALKYNKETKEPVIKKIERVSKPGLRKYASSKELPRILNGLGIAIVSTSHGVMTGKQAKRDNVGGEVLCYVY; translated from the coding sequence ATGTACACAGATCCAATAGCGGATTTTTTGACAAGAATTAGAAACGCAGTGCGTGCAAACCACAGAGTGGTTGAAATCCCTGCTTCTAATTTAAAGAAAGACATCACTAAAATATTATTCGAGCAAGGATATATTTTAAGTTACAAGTTCGATGATTCTACAGTACAAGGAACTATTAAAATAGCTCTTAAGTACAACAAAGAAACAAAAGAGCCTGTAATCAAGAAGATTGAAAGAGTAAGTAAACCAGGTTTACGTAAGTATGCTAGTTCGAAAGAACTTCCTAGAATTCTTAATGGTTTAGGTATTGCCATCGTTTCTACTTCTCACGGAGTAATGACAGGTAAACAAGCCAAAAGAGATAATGTAGGTGGTGAAGTTTTATGTTACGTTTACTAA
- the rpsC gene encoding 30S ribosomal protein S3, translating into MGQKTNPIGNRLGIIRGWESNWYGGNDYGDKLAEDDKIRKYVHARLSKASVSRVIIERTLKLVTVTITTARPGIIIGKGGQEVDKLKEELKKITGKEVQINIFEIKRPELDAFLVGSSIARQIENRISYRRAIKMAIAATMRMNAEGIKIEISGRLNGAEMARSEHYKEGRIPLSTFRADIDYALVEAHTTYGRLGVKVWIMKGEVYGKRELSPLVGLSKKQGKGGAPGRGGNAKPRRRK; encoded by the coding sequence ATGGGACAAAAAACAAATCCAATCGGAAATCGCTTAGGTATTATCAGAGGATGGGAATCTAACTGGTACGGAGGTAATGATTACGGAGATAAGCTTGCCGAAGACGATAAAATTAGAAAATACGTTCACGCGCGTTTATCTAAAGCTAGTGTAAGTAGAGTAATTATCGAGCGTACTCTTAAACTTGTAACCGTTACTATCACTACTGCTAGACCTGGTATTATTATCGGTAAAGGTGGACAAGAGGTAGACAAGTTAAAAGAAGAGCTTAAGAAAATTACTGGAAAAGAAGTTCAGATTAACATCTTTGAAATTAAAAGACCTGAACTTGACGCATTCTTAGTAGGATCTAGTATTGCTCGTCAAATTGAGAACAGAATCTCTTACCGTCGTGCAATCAAGATGGCTATTGCTGCTACAATGCGTATGAACGCTGAAGGAATTAAAATCGAGATTAGTGGTCGTTTAAACGGAGCTGAGATGGCACGTTCTGAACACTACAAAGAAGGTCGTATTCCTTTATCAACCTTTAGAGCCGATATTGACTATGCTTTAGTTGAGGCACACACTACTTACGGTAGATTGGGTGTTAAAGTATGGATCATGAAAGGTGAAGTATATGGTAAAAGAGAGCTTTCTCCGCTTGTTGGATTATCTAAGAAGCAAGGAAAAGGCGGAGCGCCAGGACGTGGTGGAAACGCAAAACCTCGTCGTAGAAAGTAA
- the rpsE gene encoding 30S ribosomal protein S5, whose protein sequence is MFQKYKSAELVKPGGLDLKDRLVGVQRVTKVTKGGRAFGFSAIVVVGDEHGVVGQGLGKSKDVATAIAKAVEDAKKNLVRIPLKGKTLPHEQKGKFGGARVNIMPAAEGTGVIAGGAVRTVLEAVGVHDVLSKSQGSSNPHNVVKATFDALLQLRDANTIARDRGISLEQVFKA, encoded by the coding sequence ATGTTTCAAAAATATAAAAGCGCAGAGTTAGTAAAACCAGGTGGATTAGATCTTAAAGATCGTTTAGTTGGTGTACAAAGAGTTACCAAAGTAACTAAAGGTGGTAGAGCATTTGGTTTTTCGGCAATCGTAGTAGTAGGTGATGAGCACGGTGTTGTAGGTCAAGGTTTAGGTAAATCTAAAGACGTTGCAACAGCTATCGCTAAAGCTGTAGAAGATGCAAAGAAAAACTTAGTGAGAATTCCTTTAAAAGGAAAAACTTTACCTCACGAGCAAAAAGGTAAATTCGGAGGAGCTAGAGTAAACATTATGCCTGCTGCAGAAGGTACAGGTGTAATTGCCGGTGGTGCTGTAAGAACAGTACTTGAGGCAGTTGGTGTACACGACGTATTATCTAAATCTCAAGGATCATCTAACCCTCACAACGTAGTAAAAGCAACTTTTGATGCTTTATTACAGTTAAGAGATGCTAACACGATTGCTAGAGATAGAGGTATTTCACTTGAACAAGTTTTTAAAGCTTAA
- the rpsQ gene encoding 30S ribosomal protein S17, protein METRNLRKERIGVVTSNKMQKSIVVSEVKKVKHPMYGKFVLKTKKYVAHDETNDCNVGDTVRIMETRPLSKSKCWRLVEIIERAK, encoded by the coding sequence ATGGAAACAAGAAATTTAAGAAAAGAACGTATAGGAGTTGTTACTAGTAACAAAATGCAGAAGTCTATTGTGGTTTCTGAAGTTAAAAAAGTAAAGCACCCTATGTATGGTAAGTTCGTGTTAAAAACAAAGAAATACGTTGCGCACGATGAGACAAACGATTGTAACGTTGGAGATACTGTAAGAATCATGGAAACAAGACCTTTAAGTAAATCTAAATGTTGGAGATTAGTTGAAATCATAGAAAGAGCTAAATAA
- the rplC gene encoding 50S ribosomal protein L3: MSGLIGKKIGMTSIFDENGKNIPCTVIEAGPCIVTQVRTTEVDGYEALQLGFDDATEKSATKADLGHAKKAGTSVKRKTVEFKGFGEEYKLGDAITVDHFIEGEFVDISGTSKGKGFQGVVKRHGFGGVGQATHGQHNRLRAPGSIGAASYPARVFKGMKMAGRTGNDQVKVENLRVLKVVPEKNLLVVKGCVPGHKNAYVIIRK, encoded by the coding sequence ATGTCTGGGTTAATTGGAAAAAAAATCGGTATGACCAGCATTTTCGATGAAAATGGGAAAAACATTCCATGTACAGTAATCGAAGCGGGTCCATGTATCGTTACCCAAGTCAGAACCACTGAAGTTGACGGGTATGAAGCTCTTCAATTAGGTTTCGATGACGCGACAGAAAAAAGCGCAACTAAAGCTGACTTAGGTCACGCTAAAAAGGCTGGAACTTCTGTAAAGCGTAAAACCGTTGAGTTCAAAGGTTTTGGTGAGGAGTACAAATTAGGTGATGCGATCACTGTAGATCACTTTATTGAAGGAGAGTTCGTTGATATTTCAGGAACTTCTAAAGGTAAAGGATTCCAAGGGGTTGTAAAACGTCACGGTTTTGGTGGTGTAGGTCAAGCGACTCACGGTCAGCACAACCGTTTAAGAGCTCCAGGTTCTATTGGTGCTGCTTCATATCCTGCAAGAGTATTCAAAGGAATGAAAATGGCTGGAAGAACAGGAAATGATCAAGTGAAAGTTGAAAATTTAAGAGTTTTAAAAGTAGTTCCAGAAAAGAACTTACTTGTTGTTAAAGGATGCGTTCCTGGACACAAAAACGCTTATGTAATTATTAGAAAGTAA
- the rplW gene encoding 50S ribosomal protein L23 gives MNILIKPIITEKATADSELRNCYTFAVNTKANKIEIKKAVEAAYGVSVEKVRTINVRPERRTRYTKTGLQHGKTNAVKKAIVQLAEGEMIDLYSNM, from the coding sequence ATGAATATCTTAATTAAACCTATAATCACAGAGAAAGCGACTGCAGATAGCGAGTTAAGAAACTGCTATACTTTCGCAGTGAACACTAAGGCGAACAAGATAGAAATTAAGAAAGCAGTAGAAGCTGCTTACGGGGTTTCTGTTGAAAAAGTTCGTACTATAAATGTCCGTCCAGAAAGAAGAACTCGTTACACAAAAACAGGTCTTCAACATGGTAAAACAAATGCTGTTAAAAAAGCAATTGTACAACTGGCGGAAGGTGAAATGATTGATTTATACAGTAACATGTAA
- the rplX gene encoding 50S ribosomal protein L24 produces the protein MTKLKIKTGDTVKVIAGDHKGAEGKVQKVLIEKNKAIVEGVNLVKKHTKPSAQNPQGGIVEKEAPIHISNLALLTSKGETTRVGYKVEGDKKVRFSKKSNEVL, from the coding sequence ATGACAAAGCTTAAAATAAAAACTGGAGATACTGTAAAAGTAATTGCTGGAGACCACAAAGGTGCTGAAGGTAAAGTACAAAAAGTATTAATAGAAAAGAACAAAGCGATCGTTGAGGGGGTTAACTTGGTTAAGAAACACACTAAACCAAGTGCCCAAAATCCTCAAGGAGGAATCGTTGAAAAAGAGGCTCCTATCCATATTTCAAACTTAGCGTTGTTAACTTCGAAAGGAGAAACAACAAGAGTAGGTTATAAAGTAGAAGGGGATAAAAAAGTAAGATTTTCTAAAAAATCTAATGAAGTATTATAG
- the rpmD gene encoding 50S ribosomal protein L30 has translation MAKIKVTKVKSAINKPLRQKRVLESLGLRKIGQVVEHETTPSILGMVAKVSHLVSVEEA, from the coding sequence ATGGCAAAAATTAAAGTTACAAAAGTTAAAAGCGCTATTAACAAGCCGCTTAGACAAAAAAGAGTACTTGAGTCTCTTGGATTAAGAAAGATTGGTCAAGTAGTAGAGCATGAAACCACACCAAGTATTCTTGGTATGGTTGCTAAAGTTTCACATTTAGTTTCTGTAGAAGAAGCTTAA
- the rpsS gene encoding 30S ribosomal protein S19 produces the protein MARSLKKGPYVHYKLEKKVADNVESGKKTVIKTWSRASMITPDFVGQTIAVHNGRQFVPVYVTENMVGHKLGEFSPTRSFRGHAGAKNKGKK, from the coding sequence ATGGCAAGATCATTAAAAAAAGGACCTTACGTTCATTATAAATTAGAGAAAAAAGTTGCTGACAATGTTGAGTCTGGCAAGAAAACAGTAATCAAAACTTGGTCTCGTGCTAGTATGATTACTCCAGATTTCGTTGGACAAACAATCGCAGTACACAATGGCCGTCAATTCGTTCCAGTATACGTTACTGAAAACATGGTAGGTCATAAATTAGGAGAATTTTCACCAACACGTTCATTCCGTGGACATGCAGGTGCTAAAAACAAAGGTAAAAAGTAG
- the rpsJ gene encoding 30S ribosomal protein S10 — MSQKIRIKLKSYDHNLVDKSADKIVKTVKNTGAVVTGPIPLPTNKKIFTVLRSPHVNKKSREQFQLSSYKRLMDIYSSSSKTIDALMKLELPSGVEVEIKV; from the coding sequence ATGAGTCAAAAAATTAGAATAAAATTAAAGTCATACGATCACAATTTAGTAGACAAGTCTGCTGATAAGATTGTAAAAACAGTAAAAAATACTGGAGCTGTAGTAACTGGACCAATTCCATTACCTACTAACAAAAAAATCTTTACTGTTTTACGTTCTCCACACGTAAACAAGAAGTCAAGAGAGCAGTTCCAATTAAGCTCTTACAAGAGATTAATGGATATCTACTCTTCGTCTTCTAAAACAATTGATGCTTTAATGAAACTTGAATTACCAAGTGGAGTTGAAGTAGAGATTAAAGTTTAA
- the rplE gene encoding 50S ribosomal protein L5, translating to MAYSPRLKEEYKSRIIAALTEEFGYNNVMQVPKLKKIVISKGVGAAVADKKLIDYAVEELTTISGQKAVATLSKKDVATFKLRKGMPIGAKVTLRGEMMYEFLDRLVTSALPRVRDFNGIKATGFDGRGNYNLGITEQIIFPEINIDKVNRISGMDITFVTSAETDKEAKSLLTELGLPFKKN from the coding sequence ATGGCATATTCACCTAGACTTAAAGAAGAGTATAAAAGCAGAATAATTGCTGCTCTTACAGAAGAATTTGGATATAATAATGTAATGCAAGTTCCTAAACTTAAAAAGATAGTAATATCTAAAGGTGTGGGAGCTGCAGTTGCAGACAAAAAGTTAATTGACTACGCAGTAGAAGAGTTAACAACTATATCTGGACAAAAAGCGGTAGCAACATTATCTAAAAAAGACGTTGCAACGTTTAAATTACGTAAAGGTATGCCAATTGGTGCTAAAGTAACTTTACGTGGAGAGATGATGTATGAGTTTTTAGATCGTTTAGTAACATCTGCTTTACCTCGAGTAAGAGATTTTAACGGAATTAAAGCTACAGGATTTGACGGACGTGGTAACTATAACTTAGGAATCACTGAGCAAATCATTTTCCCAGAGATAAATATTGATAAAGTTAATAGAATCTCAGGAATGGATATTACATTTGTAACATCTGCTGAAACCGATAAGGAAGCAAAATCATTATTAACCGAATTAGGATTACCTTTTAAAAAGAACTAA
- the rplV gene encoding 50S ribosomal protein L22: MGSRKKQMADAIKEEKKQVAFAKLNNCPTSPRKMRLVADLVRGEKVEKALNILKFSQKEASNRLEKLLLSAIANWQAKNEDASIEDAELFVKEIRVDGGSMLKRLRPAPQGRAHRIRKRSNHVTIVVGANNNTQS, encoded by the coding sequence ATGGGAAGTCGTAAAAAACAAATGGCAGACGCTATTAAGGAAGAAAAAAAGCAAGTTGCTTTTGCTAAGCTTAATAATTGTCCTACGTCACCAAGAAAAATGCGCTTAGTAGCCGATTTAGTAAGAGGTGAAAAAGTTGAGAAAGCACTAAACATTTTAAAATTTAGCCAAAAAGAAGCTTCAAACCGTTTAGAGAAATTGTTATTGTCTGCAATTGCAAACTGGCAAGCTAAAAACGAAGATGCAAGCATCGAAGACGCTGAATTATTTGTTAAGGAGATTAGAGTAGATGGTGGATCTATGTTAAAAAGATTACGTCCAGCTCCTCAAGGTCGTGCACACAGAATTAGAAAACGTTCTAACCACGTAACTATCGTTGTTGGAGCTAACAATAACACACAAAGCTAA